The Bos taurus isolate L1 Dominette 01449 registration number 42190680 breed Hereford chromosome 13, ARS-UCD2.0, whole genome shotgun sequence genome contains a region encoding:
- the FLRT3 gene encoding leucine-rich repeat transmembrane protein FLRT3 isoform X1 codes for MISPAWSIFLIGTKIGLFLQVAPLSVMAKPCPSVCRCDAGFIYCNDRFLTSIPTGIPEDATTLYLQNNQINNAGIPSDLKNLLKVERIYLYHNSLDEFPTNLPKYVKELHLQENNIRTITYDSLSKIPYLEELHLDDNSVSAVSIEEGAFRDSNYLRLLFLSRNHLSTIPWGLPRTIEELRLDDNRISTISSPSLQGLTSLKRLVLDGNLLNNHGLGDKVFFNLVNLTELSLVRNSLTAAPVNLPGTNLRKLYLQDNHINRVPPNAFSYLRQLYRLDMSNNNLSNLPQGIFDDLDNITQLILRNNPWYCGCKMKWVRDWLQSLPVKVNVRGLMCQAPEKVRGMAIKDLNAELFDCKDNPVVSTIQITTGTPNTVHPAQGQWPAPVTKQPDTKNPKLTKDQRTTGIPSRKTITITVKSVTSDTIHISWKLVLPMTALRLSWLKLDHSPAFGSITETIVTGERSEYLVTALEPDSPYRVCMVPMETSNLYLFDETPVCIETETAPLRMYNPTTTLNREQEKEPYKNPNLPLAAIIGGAVALVTIALLALVCWYVHRNGSLFSRNCAYSKGRRRKDDYAEAGTKKDNSILEIRETSFQMLPISNEPISKEEFVIHTIFPPNGMNLYKNNHSESSSNRSYRDSGIPDSDHSHS; via the coding sequence ATGATCAGCCCAGCCTGGAGCATCTTCCTCATTGGGACTAAAATTGGGCTGTTCCTCCAGGTGGCACCGCTATCAGTTATGGCTAAACCCTGTCCATCCGTGTGCCGCTGCGATGCCGGTTTCATTTACTGTAACGATCGCTTTCTGACATCCATTCCAACAGGAATACCAGAGGATGCTACAACTCTCTACCTTCagaacaaccaaataaataatgcTGGGATTCCATCAGATTTGAAAAACTTGCTGAAAGTAGAAAGAATATACCTATATCACAACAGTTTAGATGAATTTCCTACCAATCTACCAAAGTACGTCAAAGAGTTACATCTGCAAGAAAATAACATAAGAACCATCACTTATGATTCACTTTCAAAAATTCCCTATCTGGAAGAATTACATTTAGATGATAACTCTGTCTCAGCTGTTAGCATTGAAGAGGGGGCATTCAGAGACAGTAACTATCTCCGGCTGCTTTTCCTGTCTCGTAATCACCTTAGCACAATCCCCTGGGGTTTGCCCAGGACTATAGAAGAGCTCCGCTTGGATGATAATCGTATATCCACCATCTCATCACCATCTCTTCAAGGTCTCACTAGCCTAAAACGCCTGGTTTTGGATGGAAACCTGCTGAACAACCATGGATTAGGTGATAAAGTTTTCTTCAACCTAGTCAACTTAACAGAACTCTCACTGGTACGGAATTCCCTGACTGCTGCACCAGTAAACCTTCCAGGCACAAACCTGAGGAAGCTTTATCTTCAAGATAACCATATCAATAGGGTGCCCCCAAATGCTTTTTCTTATCTGAGGCAGCTGTATCGACTTGATATGTCCAATAATAACCTAAGTAATTTACCTCAGGGTATCTTTGATGATTTGGACAATATAACACAATTGATTCTTCGGAACAATCCCTGGTATTGCGGGTGCAAGATGAAATGGGTACGTGACTGGTTACAATCACTACCTGTGAAGGTCAATGTGCGTGGGCTCATGTGCCAAGCCCCAGAAAAGGTTCGAGGGATGGCTATCAAGGACCTCAATGCAGAACTATTTGATTGTAAGGACAACCCGGTTGTAAGCACCATTCAGATAACCACCGGGACGCCCAATACAGTGCATCCTGCTCAAGGACAGTGGCCAGCTCCTGTGACCAAACAACCAGACACGAAGAACCCCAAACTCACTAAGGATCAGCGAACCACAGGGATTCCATCAAGAAAAACAATTACCATTACTGTGAAATCTGTCACCTCTGACACAATTCATATCTCTTGGAAACTTGTCCTACCTATGACGGCTTTAAGACTCAGCTGGCTCAAACTGGACCACAGCCCAGCGTTTGGATCTATAACTGAAACAATTGTAACAGGAGAACGCAGCGAATACTTGGTCACAGCCCTGGAGCCTGATTCACCCTATCGAGTCTGCATGGTTCCCATGGAAACCAGTAACCTCTATCTATTCGATGAAACTCCTGTTTGTATTGAGACTGAAACTGCACCCCTTCGAATGTACAACCCTACAACCACCCTTAATCGAGAGCAAGAGAAAGAACCTTACAAAAACCCCAATTTGCCACTGGCTGCCATCATTGGCGGGGCTGTGGCCCTGGTGACCATCGCCCTGCTCGCTTTGGTGTGCTGGTACGTTCATAGGAATGGATCCCTCTTCTCACGGAACTGTGCGTACAGCaaagggaggagaagaaaggacGACTACGCGGAAGCTGGCACCAAGAAGGACAACTCCATCCTGGAAATCAGGGAGACTTCTTTTCAGATGTTACCAATAAGCAATGAACCCATCTCAAAGGAAGAATTTGTAATACACACCATATTTCCTCCTAATGGAATGAATCTGTACAAAAACAATCACAGTGAAAGCAGTAGTAACCGAAGCTATAGAGACAGCGGTATTCCAGACTCagatcactcacactcatga